From Mucilaginibacter rubeus, a single genomic window includes:
- a CDS encoding heme ABC transporter ATP-binding protein, which translates to MLTVENVTYKTGKHTLVKDISFMVQPGEIMVILGANGAGKSSLMRLLSAEKKLSAGSISLSGKALNSYTAKELALKRAILNQQNIVNLDFSAMEIVQMGRYPHYGNKPMTHDLDIINEVMTVTGTTHMADRSFLSLSGGEQQRVHLARVLAQIWDTPEALLLLDEPVSGMDILYQQQTLSLAHMLAKKGFMVVAILHDINLAAQYADNIMMLKNGRKWYHGAPADILSTKSIYDVFETEADVFTNPNTLKQLIMPKVITHHLSEQNLKPFTL; encoded by the coding sequence ATGCTTACAGTTGAAAACGTAACTTATAAAACGGGGAAACATACCCTGGTAAAAGATATCTCGTTCATGGTTCAGCCGGGCGAGATCATGGTCATACTGGGCGCCAACGGAGCAGGAAAATCATCTTTAATGCGTTTGCTGAGTGCCGAGAAGAAGCTGTCTGCAGGTTCGATCTCCCTGTCAGGCAAAGCCCTGAACAGCTACACGGCAAAAGAGCTGGCGTTAAAGCGTGCTATCCTCAATCAGCAAAACATCGTTAACCTCGATTTTTCGGCGATGGAGATTGTACAGATGGGGCGTTATCCGCACTACGGCAACAAGCCGATGACGCACGACCTGGATATAATTAATGAGGTAATGACGGTCACAGGCACAACGCACATGGCCGACCGCTCCTTCCTGTCATTATCCGGCGGCGAACAGCAGCGGGTACATCTGGCACGTGTACTGGCCCAGATATGGGATACACCCGAGGCACTGTTATTACTTGATGAACCGGTATCTGGTATGGATATTCTGTATCAGCAGCAAACCTTATCGCTGGCACATATGCTGGCGAAAAAAGGTTTTATGGTGGTAGCTATCCTACATGATATTAACCTTGCCGCCCAATATGCCGACAACATCATGATGCTGAAAAACGGGCGTAAATGGTATCATGGCGCACCCGCCGACATACTGAGCACCAAAAGTATCTACGATGTTTTTGAAACCGAGGCCGATGTTTTTACCAACCCAAACACACTCAAACAACTCATTATGCCCAAAGTGATCACGCATCACCTGAGCGAACAAAATTTAAAACCCTTCACACTATAA
- a CDS encoding FecCD family ABC transporter permease, whose translation MKNGLIYILLGIGVFLTAALSLSMGAMKIPVQDVLLILVKKTGLFGNTPVDEQYDTVLTIVRMPRVIMGLLVGAALGISGAAIQGIFRNPLAEPGLIGISSGASLFAVLIIAAETAFLAGLSNLLGYYLLAFGSFAGAGIATLVVYQISRNDGKPNVATMLLAGIAVNALAGALTGLITYMANDQQLRNITFWLLGSLGGATWQIVLCLIPFVFVPLILLPFMAKTLNAFALGETQAQQLGLPVGRVKRWVVVLATLAVGASVAVSGIISFVGLLVPHMTRLIFGVDNRRVLPASALLGALILTLADMIARKVVAPVELPIGVITALLGTPVFLYILIKDKKKIAR comes from the coding sequence ATGAAAAACGGACTGATCTATATATTGTTAGGCATAGGCGTTTTTCTTACAGCGGCATTGTCATTAAGCATGGGCGCTATGAAAATCCCCGTTCAGGATGTGCTGCTAATATTGGTAAAAAAAACCGGGCTATTCGGGAACACACCTGTTGATGAACAATACGATACCGTATTAACCATTGTACGTATGCCAAGGGTTATTATGGGTTTGCTTGTCGGCGCAGCCCTGGGTATCTCAGGAGCAGCCATCCAGGGCATTTTTCGTAACCCGCTTGCCGAGCCTGGGCTTATCGGCATATCATCCGGGGCATCACTATTCGCAGTACTGATCATCGCTGCAGAAACGGCTTTTCTGGCTGGTTTAAGCAATTTACTCGGTTATTATTTACTCGCTTTCGGTTCATTTGCAGGTGCTGGTATTGCTACGCTTGTTGTGTACCAGATTTCCCGTAATGATGGGAAACCCAATGTAGCTACCATGCTACTGGCCGGCATTGCGGTGAATGCCCTTGCCGGGGCCTTAACCGGTCTGATTACCTATATGGCTAATGATCAGCAGTTACGAAACATTACTTTTTGGTTGCTGGGCAGCCTTGGCGGTGCTACCTGGCAAATTGTTTTGTGTCTCATACCCTTTGTATTTGTTCCGCTGATTTTGCTCCCATTTATGGCTAAAACGTTGAATGCATTTGCGTTGGGCGAAACACAAGCGCAGCAGTTGGGATTACCTGTTGGCAGGGTAAAACGCTGGGTGGTTGTACTGGCCACTTTGGCCGTAGGGGCTTCGGTAGCGGTATCAGGCATAATCAGCTTTGTTGGTTTGCTGGTACCGCACATGACCAGGCTTATTTTCGGCGTGGATAACCGCCGTGTATTGCCGGCATCCGCATTGCTGGGCGCTCTGATCCTTACCTTGGCCGATATGATAGCCCGCAAGGTTGTTGCACCGGTGGAGCTGCCAATAGGTGTTATTACAGCCCTGTTAGGCACCCCGGTTTTCCTGTATATTTTAATAAAAGACAAAAAGAAAATTGCCCGATAA
- a CDS encoding hemin ABC transporter substrate-binding protein, translating to MKLFANHIKTIALFFLMTLGLSANAAIPKRIITLSGALTETVDALGFGKSIVAVDVTSIYPAYITSLPKVSKNRTVSAEGLISFKPDLVLAPEGSVSKEIAYQLQSAGINLVNIKQDYSVSGSIAFIKAVAAALQVPAKGEALAKQTQAKVDKALAAVKQSTRTPKVLFIYARGTGVMLVAGQHTNIDAIIALAGGKNAAQGFDNFKPYTTESLIEANPDVILMFDFGLSSLGGADAVLKMPGVAQTNAGKNKKIVQMDGELLINFSVRLDQAIATLNKNLQ from the coding sequence ATGAAATTATTTGCCAACCACATAAAAACTATAGCCCTGTTCTTTTTGATGACTTTGGGTCTTAGCGCAAACGCGGCTATTCCTAAACGCATTATTACCTTAAGCGGCGCGTTAACAGAAACAGTTGACGCTTTAGGTTTTGGAAAAAGCATTGTTGCAGTTGATGTAACCAGTATTTACCCGGCATACATTACTTCCCTGCCCAAAGTGAGCAAAAACCGCACGGTATCTGCCGAGGGCCTGATCTCATTTAAACCCGACCTTGTACTTGCGCCCGAAGGCAGTGTATCAAAGGAGATTGCCTACCAGCTGCAATCGGCCGGTATAAATCTTGTGAATATTAAACAGGACTATTCTGTAAGCGGCTCTATAGCATTTATTAAAGCGGTAGCAGCTGCATTACAGGTTCCTGCTAAAGGTGAGGCTTTAGCTAAGCAAACACAGGCCAAAGTTGATAAAGCGCTCGCCGCGGTTAAGCAATCTACCCGGACTCCTAAAGTATTGTTTATTTACGCCCGTGGTACCGGCGTAATGCTGGTTGCCGGGCAACACACCAATATCGACGCTATTATTGCATTAGCCGGCGGTAAAAACGCGGCTCAAGGCTTTGACAACTTTAAGCCTTATACTACCGAATCATTAATTGAAGCTAACCCGGATGTGATACTAATGTTTGATTTCGGACTAAGTAGCCTGGGCGGCGCCGACGCGGTTTTGAAAATGCCGGGGGTAGCTCAAACCAATGCAGGTAAAAACAAAAAAATAGTGCAGATGGACGGCGAGCTTTTGATCAACTTCAGCGTAAGGCTTGATCAGGCTATCGCTACTCTGAATAAAAACCTGCAATGA
- a CDS encoding hemin-degrading factor, which translates to METISLKEQYLTFKAENPKTRIRDIATALNVSEAELLMTGIGENVTILENKFEDLLKEITGLGYVMALTRNEYCVHERKGVYENVSFSTHAGLVLGPDIDLRLFMSQWKLGFAVEDNNLKSLQFFDANGVAIHKIYLTDKSNVETYHELVTRFRKEDQQPVALLPTEPAAKPNITDDEVDVTAFQQAWTALQDTHEFFGLLKRFNLNRTQALRLAPAGFAKQINVDDFKTVMQSCAAKQVPIMVFVGNHGCIQIHTGTVTRIVEMDVWFNVLDPEFNLHLRMDAIASVWHVIKPSSDGDINSLELFDNEGEMIVQVFGKRKPGLPELNEWREVLAL; encoded by the coding sequence ATGGAAACCATATCACTAAAAGAACAATATCTTACATTCAAAGCCGAAAACCCCAAAACGAGGATTCGCGATATCGCTACTGCACTAAATGTAAGCGAAGCCGAATTGCTGATGACCGGTATCGGCGAAAACGTAACCATTCTTGAAAATAAATTTGAAGACCTGCTGAAAGAAATAACCGGTTTAGGCTATGTGATGGCCCTTACCCGTAATGAATATTGCGTGCACGAACGCAAAGGCGTTTACGAAAACGTTTCCTTCAGCACCCATGCCGGCTTGGTTTTAGGTCCGGATATCGATCTGCGTTTATTCATGAGCCAGTGGAAATTGGGTTTTGCCGTTGAAGACAATAACCTTAAAAGCCTCCAGTTTTTTGACGCTAACGGTGTTGCCATACATAAGATCTATCTCACAGATAAAAGTAACGTTGAAACATACCATGAACTTGTTACCCGCTTCCGTAAAGAGGATCAGCAACCAGTAGCGTTACTGCCAACAGAACCGGCAGCTAAACCTAATATTACTGATGATGAAGTTGATGTAACAGCATTTCAACAAGCCTGGACAGCCTTGCAAGATACCCATGAGTTTTTTGGTTTATTGAAACGTTTTAACCTTAACCGTACACAGGCTTTGCGGCTTGCCCCGGCAGGATTTGCAAAACAGATTAATGTTGATGATTTTAAAACCGTAATGCAGAGCTGCGCTGCAAAACAGGTACCGATCATGGTATTTGTTGGCAATCATGGCTGCATCCAAATTCATACCGGTACGGTTACACGCATTGTAGAAATGGACGTGTGGTTTAACGTGCTCGATCCGGAGTTTAACCTGCACTTACGAATGGACGCCATTGCATCGGTATGGCACGTGATTAAACCATCGAGCGATGGAGATATTAATTCCCTGGAGCTTTTCGATAATGAAGGTGAAATGATCGTTCAGGTATTCGGAAAACGTAAACCAGGACTACCCGAATTAAACGAGTGGCGCGAAGTATTGGCCCTGTAA
- a CDS encoding two-component regulator propeller domain-containing protein, producing the protein MMRGAVLFIFFISLLGINRLNGQTPASFTGNDIRSFALKSYTTHDGLPSENVTSALKDSRGYMWIGTDNGLCRFDGYTFQNLVNIPGNTASISSNYINALAEDKNGKIWVGTMDGLNVFDPNTEKFERFYHSDKASQSLSNNKIFSILCDKEGVIWIGTDDGFDQFVAGSRSFITYKPNAHSKFAIKGKSVNAIVEDNKNNLWLGNWNGGLNKFDKVNKRFTNYLQAESVHAKSPNDIWSLFYDKKTDCIWVGTYWSGLFCFEPNSLHYMRFSSHDNINIGAFCIESANDSSLVVGSNAGFYFVNKENGQWHKIGDANSIADSYVYNDGAGIMWLCGKDALTKVDFTQYKFHFIPLSITPREAKSMLLQGDILWLATNDGLYQFDLKEKKSRLFRHSADPASISSNQIGKIYLDHEGVLWAATENGFDKFDSRSNNFIHHFHHSALSNFFNEDVFRDILEVNPHEYWLATDAGLKIYNEEKKQFKHFYNDDRNPNSIASNHIYNLLKDHKGNVWIGTSGNGVDRFDPKTGIFHHYTYNDKLTGCLSNNIVHCVFEDSKQNIWICTADGLDEYIPASDSFIVYSRKNGFASNVFNNLIADGLGDLWINSATGISKFTPGTLAVTNFDEGDGVFSHSLIYQSSDGQMYLGGNSGVVVFDPSKIKWNNKIPRIYFSDFQVFNKSVIPGANSPLTKPVSLADTVVLDYDQNVFSIEFVTLNYTHSEKNLYKYKLDGFDEKWNFNNNQRKVTYTNLNPGTYTFKVIASNNDGIWNTHPKSLVIIISPPWYRTWWAYSLYAIFVGGLIYLYLLYRDHQAKLKYEIQIAHYESEKEKELSERKLAFFTNISHEFRTPLTLIINPIKEILYAPGKSVDTSNLTIVYRNARRLLGLVDQLLLFKKAESESDQLRISSVNLIDLCREVYLCFVHEAKRKKIQLEFTASTDCLNIYMDREKTEIVLFNLLSNAMKFTPNRGKISVRVEGTEDTVIMFVEDTGCGIPAEVGDKLFSRFYQVSDLAATSTGGFGLGLYLVKNFVERQAGTVSYQSEIGKGTSFTITLQKGKSHFKDLVVVEQSTSTSEFLKELIDAETTANDIVSTENPGEEQPLSELKTLLIIDDHEDMREYLRQLFKLDYHVLAASNGEEGLKIINDQWPDIVICDVMMQGMTGIEVCTAIKENMTTSHVPVVLLTASASNEIKLKGIEGGADDYIGKPFDKDILKARVSGLLKSRNTLQQYFYNEITLNNNPHCVSIEYKAFLDSCIKIVEEHITDPDFNLQSLAAELSMSYSSIYKKIKMISGQPANSFIRSIRLRKAAQLFVHTDLNILETAYAVGIKDIKYFREQFKKLFDSKPSEYIKKYRKNFKNSIVGQMADRR; encoded by the coding sequence CCCCGGCAAGCTTTACCGGCAACGACATCAGAAGTTTTGCGCTGAAATCATACACTACGCACGATGGCCTTCCATCCGAAAACGTGACAAGCGCCTTGAAAGACAGTCGAGGGTACATGTGGATCGGCACAGATAATGGTCTTTGCCGGTTTGATGGATATACTTTTCAAAATTTAGTTAATATTCCGGGAAACACAGCCAGCATAAGTTCAAACTACATTAATGCCCTTGCCGAAGACAAAAACGGAAAAATATGGGTTGGCACGATGGATGGCCTGAATGTTTTTGATCCGAATACGGAAAAATTTGAACGGTTTTACCACAGCGATAAGGCCAGTCAATCCTTAAGTAACAATAAGATATTTTCAATTTTATGTGATAAAGAAGGTGTTATTTGGATTGGTACAGATGATGGCTTTGATCAATTTGTGGCCGGTTCCCGTTCATTTATTACTTATAAGCCTAACGCGCATAGTAAGTTTGCAATAAAAGGGAAGTCGGTAAACGCCATTGTTGAGGATAACAAGAACAATCTGTGGCTGGGAAACTGGAATGGCGGGTTGAACAAATTTGATAAAGTAAATAAACGCTTTACCAACTATCTGCAAGCCGAGTCGGTGCATGCAAAAAGCCCCAATGATATATGGAGCCTTTTTTACGATAAAAAAACGGATTGTATTTGGGTAGGTACTTACTGGAGCGGTCTTTTTTGCTTTGAGCCTAACAGTCTACATTATATGAGGTTTTCAAGCCATGATAATATCAATATCGGTGCTTTTTGTATTGAGTCGGCCAATGATTCATCCTTAGTGGTCGGCAGTAACGCGGGATTCTATTTCGTAAATAAAGAAAACGGGCAATGGCATAAAATCGGAGATGCAAATAGCATCGCAGATAGCTACGTGTACAACGATGGTGCAGGTATTATGTGGCTTTGCGGAAAGGATGCTTTAACTAAAGTTGATTTCACGCAATATAAATTCCACTTTATCCCGTTGTCAATTACACCACGCGAGGCCAAAAGTATGTTGCTGCAGGGTGATATACTTTGGTTGGCAACAAATGACGGTCTTTACCAATTCGATTTAAAAGAGAAAAAGTCCAGGTTATTTCGCCATAGCGCCGATCCGGCAAGTATCAGCAGCAATCAGATCGGGAAAATTTATTTAGACCACGAAGGTGTGTTGTGGGCCGCTACAGAAAATGGCTTCGACAAGTTTGACAGCAGGAGTAACAATTTTATCCATCATTTTCATCATTCGGCTTTAAGTAATTTCTTTAATGAGGATGTTTTTAGGGATATTCTTGAAGTTAATCCACACGAGTATTGGCTGGCTACAGACGCAGGCCTAAAGATATACAATGAAGAAAAAAAGCAATTTAAACATTTTTATAACGACGATAGAAATCCTAATTCAATAGCGAGTAATCATATCTACAACCTTTTAAAAGATCATAAGGGGAATGTGTGGATTGGAACAAGCGGGAACGGCGTAGATCGTTTTGATCCCAAAACCGGGATCTTCCATCACTATACTTATAATGATAAGCTTACGGGCTGCCTGAGCAATAATATCGTGCATTGCGTTTTTGAGGACAGTAAGCAGAATATCTGGATCTGTACTGCAGACGGTTTAGATGAATATATCCCGGCAAGTGATTCATTCATTGTTTATTCACGCAAAAATGGCTTTGCAAGCAACGTTTTTAATAATCTTATTGCAGATGGCCTGGGGGATCTTTGGATCAACTCTGCTACCGGGATCTCAAAATTTACCCCCGGCACTTTAGCTGTTACTAATTTTGATGAAGGTGACGGCGTATTTTCTCATTCGCTTATCTACCAGTCTTCAGACGGGCAAATGTATTTAGGAGGAAATTCTGGCGTGGTTGTTTTCGACCCTTCAAAAATTAAATGGAACAATAAAATCCCCCGCATCTATTTTAGCGACTTCCAGGTTTTTAATAAATCGGTGATACCGGGTGCGAATTCGCCGTTGACAAAACCGGTTAGCCTGGCAGATACCGTTGTGCTTGATTATGATCAAAATGTATTTTCAATTGAATTTGTAACACTTAATTATACCCATTCAGAGAAAAACCTATACAAGTACAAGCTGGACGGTTTTGATGAAAAATGGAATTTTAACAACAACCAGCGCAAGGTTACTTATACCAACCTCAATCCGGGAACGTATACATTTAAAGTTATTGCAAGTAATAATGATGGCATCTGGAACACGCATCCTAAATCCCTCGTCATCATTATTTCTCCACCATGGTACCGCACCTGGTGGGCATATTCACTTTATGCCATATTTGTTGGCGGATTGATCTATCTGTATCTTTTATACAGGGATCATCAGGCTAAATTGAAATATGAAATCCAGATAGCGCATTACGAAAGTGAAAAGGAAAAGGAGTTGAGCGAACGGAAGCTTGCATTCTTTACTAATATTTCTCACGAATTCCGAACGCCGCTGACATTGATCATCAATCCGATCAAAGAAATATTATATGCTCCGGGCAAGAGTGTAGATACATCGAATTTGACCATTGTTTACAGAAATGCGCGCCGGTTATTAGGCCTGGTAGATCAGCTTCTTCTTTTTAAGAAAGCCGAATCAGAATCTGATCAGCTAAGGATTAGCAGTGTTAACCTGATTGATCTGTGCAGGGAAGTGTATTTATGTTTTGTACACGAGGCAAAAAGGAAGAAAATCCAACTGGAATTCACGGCATCTACCGATTGCTTGAATATCTACATGGATAGGGAAAAGACAGAAATCGTGTTGTTCAACTTACTTTCCAACGCGATGAAATTCACGCCTAATCGGGGAAAAATTAGCGTGCGTGTTGAGGGAACTGAAGACACAGTTATAATGTTTGTTGAAGATACCGGTTGCGGGATCCCGGCCGAAGTGGGAGATAAGCTTTTTAGCCGTTTTTACCAGGTGTCAGATCTGGCCGCTACATCAACCGGAGGATTTGGTCTCGGGCTCTATCTTGTCAAAAATTTTGTAGAGCGCCAAGCCGGAACAGTTTCGTATCAAAGTGAGATTGGAAAGGGAACTTCTTTTACAATCACTCTACAAAAAGGAAAATCTCATTTTAAAGACCTTGTTGTTGTGGAGCAATCAACAAGCACTTCTGAATTTTTGAAAGAGCTGATTGACGCTGAAACTACTGCCAACGATATCGTATCGACAGAAAACCCGGGAGAGGAGCAGCCATTATCTGAACTTAAAACCTTGTTAATTATCGATGATCATGAGGATATGAGAGAATATCTCCGACAGCTGTTTAAGCTGGATTACCATGTACTTGCAGCTTCAAACGGGGAGGAAGGGCTAAAAATAATTAACGACCAATGGCCGGATATTGTAATATGCGATGTAATGATGCAGGGTATGACAGGTATAGAAGTTTGTACTGCCATTAAGGAAAACATGACCACCTCACATGTGCCCGTGGTCCTTTTAACGGCAAGTGCATCAAATGAAATTAAACTAAAAGGTATTGAAGGCGGTGCTGATGATTACATCGGTAAACCTTTTGATAAAGATATTCTGAAAGCGAGGGTTAGCGGGCTGCTCAAGAGCAGGAATACCCTTCAGCAATATTTTTATAACGAGATTACGCTGAACAATAACCCGCATTGTGTATCCATAGAATATAAGGCGTTTCTGGATTCCTGCATTAAGATTGTTGAAGAGCATATAACTGATCCGGACTTTAACCTTCAATCCCTGGCTGCCGAATTAAGCATGTCCTATTCCAGTATTTATAAAAAGATTAAAATGATTTCCGGGCAGCCCGCCAACAGCTTCATAAGGTCCATCAGGCTGCGAAAAGCGGCTCAGCTGTTTGTGCATACCGATTTAAATATCCTGGAAACTGCCTACGCCGTTGGAATAAAGGATATCAAATACTTCCGTGAACAGTTTAAGAAACTGTTTGATTCCAAACCATCCGAGTATATCAAAAAATACAGAAAGAATTTTAAGAATTCGATAGTAGGGCAGATGGCTGATAGAAGATAG
- a CDS encoding HmuY family protein, giving the protein MINIKKLSYRFLLTGLLMPAGYAFSQTSPVKKIQNLNASDKMVYFNLEKGTEVSEADTAKTGWDISFQHTGVIIQSAGEGQIVSETTFDKVDKAPSSGYKKGNQAVPWGSGKGWYAYNMDNHQITPIPGKVIFIHTAAGKYYKLVIDSYYKDGPDGASGNYTFRYSAL; this is encoded by the coding sequence ATGATCAACATTAAAAAATTAAGCTACAGGTTCCTGCTAACCGGCTTGTTAATGCCCGCTGGATATGCTTTTTCCCAAACCAGCCCGGTCAAAAAAATCCAAAACCTTAACGCCTCCGATAAAATGGTCTATTTTAACCTTGAAAAAGGAACAGAAGTAAGTGAAGCCGATACGGCCAAAACCGGGTGGGATATTTCTTTTCAGCATACCGGAGTTATTATTCAAAGTGCCGGAGAAGGACAGATTGTTTCTGAAACAACCTTCGACAAGGTTGATAAAGCACCGTCATCAGGTTATAAAAAAGGTAATCAGGCTGTTCCGTGGGGAAGCGGAAAAGGTTGGTATGCCTATAATATGGATAATCACCAGATTACCCCTATTCCGGGCAAGGTGATCTTTATCCATACCGCGGCAGGCAAATATTATAAACTGGTTATTGATAGCTATTATAAGGATGGGCCAGACGGAGCATCAGGTAACTACACTTTCCGTTACAGCGCCCTTTAA